A segment of the Mangrovimonas sp. YM274 genome:
TTGACATTAATGTGTTGTGGTGTCTTTATATAAATGTTCTGAGAGCTATTTAAATAATTGATAGTTATAATTTCTTTATTGACTTCTTCTAGAGACAAGGCATTATTGTCTTGGAAAGTAATGTAAAATCTGTTGGGGTAATTTCCAGGTTCCAATACGATTTGGTAACTAAGATTATTAATTTGTGTGTAAGTATTCAATAATGAGTCATATACGTACACATCTATATTCTCTTCAAAATTTTTCAATTCCAATAAAGATATCTCGATAGTTCCCGTTGTACCAACATCAACGATTAAGGGGTACTGTTTTATTGGGTCAAAGGACCCAACACCTTGTATAATAAAACGCTGGTTCTCAATTGACCAAGAGATGTCTGAAGGGTAGGAGTCAAGGTTTCTGGCATCATACCCAAAATCAAAACTATCGGTAACAGTGGCATCAGAGACAAACCCTAGCAATAATGTTCTAAAAGTACTTTCTGGAGTTTTTGCACTAAGGAATATTTTTTTTATCTGTGAAGATACATTTTCACTTTGTTCTCCCTGATTATTTTCCTGTCTCAAGAAAATAGTTTGGTCAGGGTTGGACTCTCTCATAAAAAACCTTTGGTCATTTTCAAATTTAACATTCCCTCCAGTACCCTCCTCAATAGCAAAAGTTGTAAATCCTTGTCCAACAGGAATGAACTGTCCGGGCTTTAGGTCTGAGCTTCCCAATCCACTGATCCAGAATCCGTCTGTGGTTAGCAATTGGGATGAAACGGGAGGTATGCCCTCATTTAATAAATTATACATTGCAAACCCACCCTCGTATTCATTTAGGTTATGAGAGGCATTTGAATTATAATGTATCCAGAATTGTATAGTACCGTCTATGGCGTTGGAACTACCTAGGTTAGCATTCGGACCAGGGATGTTATCTTTAATAAATTCCAAGGCGTCAATGGAAGAAGGATAAGGGTTACCTAAAAACAACTCATCACCAATAGCTATAGAGTTTTCGATCAAACCGTTATGGGGGATTCCCTTAAAGACATAATTTTGGTAAGCTTCATTGGTTCCGCTGCCTTTCATGGTGTATCCAATACCGGATTCTATGTTGCCGGTACTGCCTACCTGGGACCAAACGGAATAGGTATTTGCTGTTCCATTAAATTTATATATCCAATAGCTACTCATAGTAATAGGAGATGTTGGTGCTGCATCGTCATAGCCCGAAACCCATGTGATATTCAATGGGTTTGAAGAGTCTGTACCATCCATAAGTATGGACTCCAAAGAATAATCGGAATTGATTCCTGAATTTATAGGGCTTACAGGTGAGCTCCAATAATTGTAGTTATACTTATTGTATGTTCCTTGCTGGTCTCTTTCAATAAAACCGCCGCTTGTGGGTTCCAATTCGCTGTCATTTAATTGGTCTTCGTTGTATCTCTTTTGAACCAATTGGGATTCCCCGATTAAATCAATTTGACCATTTAATTTCAGATAATGGGTTACCCAAAGCCCATGGCCATCGTTGGTTTCGTCGTCAGCTCCAGTACCTTTAATGGTCAACTCATTGGAATCTACCAATAAGCCTAAAAGGGTAACGTCTTGAACATCACTGGTTACATTGTGCGTGGTTCTAACGATATTCCAATTAATAGGAACTCCATTGATCCCATCGCTATTAGGGTGGTCCCAAACTTGATAATGTAACCATGGGGAGGCCGTGGTTGTATCCTCATTCCAATTACCATTCTTTGCCGTTCTATAGGGGAGAGGTGCTGTTTCTTGTTGGCTGGTTGTTATATTTCGTAATCGACCACTAGGACCAACACCAAAGCTGGAAGATAAGCTACCACAGGATAAGCCCATACGGTAATAACCTACAAGATTTGACCATAATAATGGATTGTCGTCCACACCATCTTGATCGACATCTGGGCCATCGATTTTTGTACCTAAAATGGCTCCTTCCACATCGATTCCGGAGGCTTGGATCTCCTGATTCATCATTTGTCTGATGTGCTCTGGGGACAGAGCTTTGTTCCAGATGCGTAATTCATCAATCCAACCATGGTAATAATTTGTAGGAACATTGGGAGGTGATTGATCCATAGCCCCAATAAGAGCTTCAATGCTTCCTGCGGTATTATCCGGAGCAGAGCCGCCGGTAGTTTCTAAAGGAATTCCATCAACAAAAAGGGTGTAAAGGGTGCCATTAAAGGTGGTTGCCAAATGGTACCATCTATCAGATCCTACGGTAAGGCCAGCAGAGGTTACTTGTCCAGTTCCTCCAGCATTGGCATAGCTAAATATGACTTCTCCATCAACAATACTTAGGTCATATCCACTTGTAGTGCTTCCCGCTTCTTTCCTTGAGAAGACGGTATTTATTCCATTGGTTGAATTGGGTTTTACCCAAACTTCAATACTGAAATCCGAATTTAATTGGTAATTATTTCTAAAGGTTACGTGGTCATTGATTCCATCAAAGTCTATGGCAGGACAGTCTTTGACTTCAACGGTTATCTCATCGAAACAGCCATTGTCCAAAGTCCATCTAAGAGTAAAAATTCCTGGGTCCGCCGAAAAGATGGCATCAGGATCAAACTCGCTGGAAAAGACAGCAGAACTTCCGCATGATTGGTAAGTAGCGCTTTCAATGGACCATGTTCCACCCATAGCTGTTCCAAGGTAATCGGTATCACCAGCAGCAATGTCGGGTACGACATATAAGTTGGTTTCCCAAGCCCCTTTATTAAAGTTTTCTACAGCTGTTTTTGTGTTGTCATAGGCATTTAACTGAAGCGCATTCTCTCCGCATTCGCTGTTTAATGGTGTGTAATCTTTACCAGCGTAGGCCAAACTGGTATAAAAATCGACAAATGCAGTTCCGTCATCATTTTCGGACCTGCATCCATTTACCAAAGAAGTTACCCCGTAGGTTCTAATTCCTGGTGTTACTGGAGTGATGGTGGCTTCCGTAGAGGTGGAAACTACATTGTCATCCTCATCTGTCCATTCTATTTCTTCATCTACATAAGCAAAGGCAAAACCAACATTGTCAATCGTCCAACCACTTGCCACATCATAGGTAGGGTTGCCACCACAATTGTTGCCATCGGCAATAGGAAAACTGACATCTTCACAAGTACCGGTGCTTCCATAAAAGGTAAATTTCACTCTCAACCCTGATAACCCAGTATAAGCGCCTAAATCTATTGAAGCTGATACAAGTCTTGGGATGGTTGTTGGTCTTTGTCCATTGTTGCAGTTTCCTCCAGATTTTACCACTTCTACTCCAGTTGTATTACCAGAGGTGAAATTATATCCTTCTACCGTATTTAATGTTATTGGATAATCTTCCCCAGCATTAAATGACAATTCAATGGTTCCATAGCCGCCATTACAGAAATAAAAACTAGTATCAAAAGTCATTATGGCTTCGCTGGAAGTCATACCTATGGTACTAAATACAGGGGTTTCCAAGGTTGTTTCATTACCCACACCGTGAGCTATGGCAAATTTGGTATTATCATAGGTGTCATAATTTATCCCGCTAAACAAGGCATTGTTGTTGGAGTTGGTCTCCTTCCAGGTTTCTTCAGAGCCATTATCTCCACTAGCAGGAAAAAAACCATCCATATAATCTACGCGCCAACCTTCAGGTTGGGCATGGTTGAATTCACCGCCTTCTCCAAATTGACCATTAGGCTGATCAAAGAAACTTTCAGCGGTTACTATGACGGACTCGTTTAGACATATGGCAGGTGGATCTGGATTGATTTCGGTGATGATTGGAGGCTCGTCAGGGGGCAAAAAACGTACATAAACCTCGGCAGTATATTGGCCATTAAGATCTGGGTCACTACTGTCAACTTTGATTTTGGCTCTAACAAAGGTGTCGTTGGTTATTCCGGAAATTGTATAGTTCAATGTGTTATTAGAAGGAGGTGTGGTAAGTACTGTCCAATTTTCACCGTAATCATAAGACACTTGCCAATAATCAATATCGGTGGCTACCAAGTTAAACGGAGATAAGCCCTGTAAATTAAAGCTCACTGTGACCCCGTCTAATAATTCTCCTGGACAAGCGGTCACTTCTACTAAGGGGCCAGGTGGTTGGGGAAAGTCTGGAGTAGGATTGGTAATGATTCCAGTCATATAAGTGGATGTGTTTTTTGGAGGTTCAACGGTCACGGTTGTTGTACAAGTGGAGGTTAAACCATTTACATCGGTTACTGTTAAAGTGACAGGTTGGTCATATTGTTGTCCTGCATTGGTGTCTCCAAATGTATTTGGGGATACCGTTATGGAAGCTATGTCGCAATTGTCATAAGAGCCATTATCAATATCGGAAGCATCAATGCTAGCTTCCCAATAAATAGGATCCATTACTACAACAGCGCTTTGGCAAAAAACAGTAGGAGGAGTGTTGTCCTCAATGGTTACGGTTGCTGTACAAGAACTGCTATTTCCTGCTTGATCGGTTACGGTTAATGTGACATCATTACCGCCTACATCAGAACAATTAAAGGAACTTTGGGAAACTGAAAATGAAAGGTTTGAATTGGAACAGTTGTCTGTCGATCCATTGTCAAGATCTGAAGCCAAAATATTAACAACTCCATTGTTTTGAGTGGCACTTAAAGAAACCGTTATATTTTGGCAAATGGCTTGAGGAGGTTCGTTGTCAACAGGTGTAACGCTAAAAGAACACGTCCCTATATTACCAGCGGCATCAGTTGCTGTTAAGGTAATTGTGGTGAAACCATTTATAGGGGTTCCTGGGGCTGGACTTTGGGCAATAGTTACTGTTCCATTACAATTATCTGAAGTAGTGATGAATGCTGCTTCATCTGCGATGTAGTCAGGTAACACAAAATCGCAAACAGTGGGGTCGAAATCAACAGTTTTGTTTGAAGGACAATTAATGATAGGTGCTTCAGTATCTTCCACAGTTACAGTCGCCATACAGGTTGAAACATTGCCTGAGTTATCGGTTACGGTAAGGGTCACGGGATTGGCTCCCAAATCAGCGCATGTAAAGGCTGTTTGTGATGCGGATATAGAAGCAATCCCGCAATTATCCGTTGAACCTCCGTCAATATCAGCGGCTGTAATAAAGGCATTACCCGCTGAATTTAATGGTATGGAAATGTCTTGGCAAATGGCTGAGGGAGCTTCATTGTCTGTTACGGTTACCGTGAAAGAGCAGGTAGCCGTATTACCTGCTATATCTGTCACGACAAAGGTATTTGTTGTAGTTCCCAAGGGGAAAGTATCTCCAGAGGCTAGGCCCTCTGTTTGAGAAATGTTACTTCCGGTGCAGTTATCGTCATAAGTGACACTATAGGTTACAGTCGCTCCACAGATTCCAGTATCTACGTTTTGGGTTATATTGCTTGGACATGTAATTGTGGGATTCTGTGTATCATCTACAAAGACAGTTTGTTCCTGAGTTGTTGTATTTCCATTGCTGTCGTCATAGGTCCATGTGATGGTATAGGTACCCTGTTCCGAGTATGAAGTGGGATCAGTGGTGGTAGCTGTTATGTCCCCCTCACAGTTGTCTGTTGCAGTGGGGGCTGTGACTGTTGCACCACATTCCCCTATTTCGTTTGGTAACGAGGCGAGATCTGGTACTGGGGGAGTAACATCGTCCACGATGACTGTCTGTGACTGTGTTGACTGGTTCCCGTTGCCGTCGTCATAGGTCCAAGTAATGGTGTAGGTACCCTGTGCGGAATATGTCGTTGGGTCTGAAGTGGTAGCAGTTATGGTTCCCTCACAGCTGTCTGTTGCGGTGGGGGCAGTGACTGTTGCACCACATTCCCCTGTTTCGTTTGGTAACGAGGCGAGATCTGGTACTGGGGGAGTAACATCGTCCACGATGACTGTCTGTGACTGTGTTGACTGGTTTCCGTTGCCGTCGTCATAGGTCCATGTAACGGTATAGGTTCCCTGTTCGGAGTAAGAGGTGGGATCGGTCGTGGTAGCAGTTATGGTTCCCTCACAGTTGTCTGTTGCGGTGGGGGCTGTGACTGTTGCACCACATTCCCCTGTTTCGTTTGGTAACGAGGCGAGATCTGGTACTGGGGGAGTAACATCGTCCACGATGACTGTCTGTGACTGTGTTGACTGGTTTCCGTTGCCGTCGTCATAGGTCCAAGTAATGGTGTAGGTACCCTGTGCGGAATATGTCGTTGAGTCTGAAGTGGTGGCAGTAATAGTCCCCTCACAGCTGTCTGTTGCGGTGGGGGCAGTGACTGTTGCACCACATTCCCCTGTTTCGTTTGGCAACGAGGCGAGATCTGGTACTGGGGGAGTAACATCGTCCACGATGACTGTCTGTGACTGTGTTGACTGGTTCCCGTTGCCGTCGTCATAGGTCCATGTAACGGTATAGGTTCCCTGTTCGGAGTAAGAGGTGGGATCGGTCGTGGTAGCAGTTATGGTGCCTTCACAGTTGTCTGTTGCGGTGGGTGCTGTAACGGTTGCACCACATTGCCCTGTTTCGTTTGGCAACGAGGCGAGATCTGGTACTGGGGGAGTAACATCGTCCACGATGACTGTCTGTGACTGTGTTGACTGGTTTCCGTTGCCGTCGTCATAGGTCCATGTAACGGTATAGGTTCCCTGTTCGGAGTAAGAGGTGGGATCGGTCGTGGTAGCAGTTATGGTTCCCTCACAGTTGTCTGTTGCGGTGGGGGCTGTGACTGTTGCACCACATTCCCCTGTTTCGTTTGGTAACGAGGCGAGATCTGGTACTGGGGGAGTAACATCGTCCACGATGACTGTCTGTGACTGTGTTGACTGGTTTCCGTTGCCGTCGTCATAGGTCCAAGTAATGGTGTAGGTACCCTGTGCGGAATATGTCGTTGAGTCTGAAGTGGTGGCAGTAATAGTCCCCTCACAGCTGTCTGTTGCGGTGGGGGCAGTGACTGTTGCACCACATTGCCCTGTTTCGTTTGGCAACGAGGCGAGATCTGGTACTGGGGGAGTAACATCGTCCACGATGACTGTCTGTGACTGTGTTGACTGGTTCCCGTTGCCGTCGTCATAGGTCCATGTAACGGTATAGGTTCCCTGTTCGGAGTAAGAGGTGGGATCGGTCGTGGTAGCAGTTATGGTGCCTTCACAGTTGTCTGTTGCTGTGGGTGCTGTAACGGTTGCACCACATTGCCCTGTTTCATTTGGTAACGAGGCGAGATCTGGTACTGGGGGAGTAACATCGTCCACGATGACGGTCTGTGACTGTGTTGACTGGTTTCCGTTGCCGTCGTCATAGGTCCATGTAACGGTATAGGTTCCCTGTTCGGAGTAAGAGGTGGGATCGGTCGTGGTAGCAGTTATGGCTCCCTCACAGCTGTCTGTTGCGGTGGGGGCAGTGACTGTTGCACCACATTCCCCTGTTTCGTTTGGCAACGAGGCGAGATCTGGTACTGGGGGAGTAACATCGTCCACGATGACTGTCTGTGACTGTGTTGACTGGTTTCCGTTGCCGTCGTCATAGGTCCATGTAACGGTATAGGTTCCCTGTTCGGAGTAAGAGGTGGGATCGGTCGTGGTAGCAGTTATGGTCCCCTCACAGTTGTCTGTTGCGGTGGGGGCAGTGACTGTTGCACCACATTCCCCTGTTTCGTTTGGCAACGAGGCGAGATCTGGTACTGGGGGAGTAACATCGTCCACGATGACTGTCTGTGACTGTGTTGACTGGTTTCCGTTGCCGTCGTCATAGGTCCAAGTAATGGTGTAGGTACCCTGTGCGGAATATGTCGTTGGGTCTGAAGTGGTGGCTGTTACGGTTCCCTCACAGTTGTCTGTTGCTGTTGGTGCTGTGACTGATGCGTCACATTCTCCCGTTGCGTCTGGCAATGAGGTTACATCTGGTAACGGTGCTGTATTATCAACCACGTTCACTTGAGCTTGACATGTTGTGGAATTATTTGTATCAGTAATGATTACTGGAATTGTTGAGCCTGCATCCGTACAGGTAAAACTATCAATGTCTAATATGAAATTGGCGCCAGTGTTGGAAGGATTAAAGTCTTCCGGCACAATGGATACATTCCCAGTATCGTCTAAATATACCTCAATAGCTCCGCAAGATGGATCGGCTGCCAAAAATAGAGATGAGGTTTCAGAAGTGTCCTCGTTGAGGTTTGTATTTAAAATTATAGAAACATCATTAAGACTAATGTATTGATCTAATAAATTGGTTTTCGGGAAGCTGAGATTGGTCATCAATAACAGTACAGCTAGTTGGATAACGCTTGGGTAATGGTATTTCATAGTCACATTGTTGTTAAGAGGGTTATGAAAACTTGGAGCAAACAATACCACAACAACCAAAAAACTATTTTAAAGTATGTTTTGGCTATTGTAGAAACAATGGCTATTAATTATATTGTTAATTGTAAAAGAATTACTTAAAAGTATTTTAAAACCAGTAGGTTATGAAATAAAATCGATGAACAACACCTTTCGACTGTATGTGTTTTTTAGGGTAGGAATTTTATATTAGTTTCGTAAGTTTAATCTGTAATATATTGATTTATAGTTTTCTTGATTGCGGTTGGTTTGGAGGTGAATGAAATCTAAATTATCTTTTATTTTAACTGAAATTTATCTGTAAATGTTGTTTCTTGTTGTACGAAAACACACAATCAAATGAGGGCCGGTAACTTTTCAAAAACTATCTTGTTTTCAAAAGTGAAAATGTATAAAAAATTCCTTTTAGGAATCTTCTTTTTTATGCTGTTGGTTGTGCCTGCAAATTTGATGGCTCAAAACAAAAGTCCTCAAGAAGAAACTTCGCAACAAGAAAAGCCTAAGGTGGCCTTGGTACTTAGTGGAGGTGGGGCTAAAGGGATTGCTCATATTCCGTTAATACAAACTTTAGATAGTTTAGGAATTGTACCAGATTTAATTGTTGGTACCAGCATGGGTAGTGTGGTTGGAGGCCTTTATGCCATGGGATATTCTGGCGATAGTATTGCTAAATTGGCCCAAACCGCGAAATGGAACGATTTGTTGGGCGGTACTGTATCGCTAAAGGATGTTGGGGTTGAAGAGAAAAGTGAATTTCAACGGTATTTGTTGAGTCTAGATATTGTTGACGGCAAGCCTCAAATTAAACCTTCTATTCTAAGAGATCAAAACCTGAGGGAGTTTTTTAGCCTGTTAATGCACCCCGTTTATAATATTGAGAATTTTGATGATTTACCGATTCCATTTCGAGCCATTGCTACGGATTTGGTTAATGGCCAAAAGGTGATTCTTAAAGATGGGCAATTGGGCGTGGCTGTTAGGGCAAGTATGTCCATTCCAAGTGTATTTGCTCCAGTACCTTATCAAGGTACTTTGTTGGTAGATGGCGGGGTGGTGGACAATTTTCCTGTGGATGTAGCCAAGGAAATGGGAGCGGATATTGTAATAGGTAGCGATGTTGGGGGAGGTCTACAACCTATGGAAAAGCTTAATAACATGGCAACGATTCTCTTTCAGACCTCTATGTTAACAAGTAATCTGAAGAATGAAGACAGTAGAGCACAATGTGATATTTTGCTGGATCATACCAAAAACCTAACATATTCTACACAGGATTTTGAGAGGAGTGGAAATA
Coding sequences within it:
- a CDS encoding HYR domain-containing protein is translated as MKYHYPSVIQLAVLLLMTNLSFPKTNLLDQYISLNDVSIILNTNLNEDTSETSSLFLAADPSCGAIEVYLDDTGNVSIVPEDFNPSNTGANFILDIDSFTCTDAGSTIPVIITDTNNSTTCQAQVNVVDNTAPLPDVTSLPDATGECDASVTAPTATDNCEGTVTATTSDPTTYSAQGTYTITWTYDDGNGNQSTQSQTVIVDDVTPPVPDLASLPNETGECGATVTAPTATDNCEGTITATTTDPTSYSEQGTYTVTWTYDDGNGNQSTQSQTVIVDDVTPPVPDLASLPNETGECGATVTAPTATDSCEGAITATTTDPTSYSEQGTYTVTWTYDDGNGNQSTQSQTVIVDDVTPPVPDLASLPNETGQCGATVTAPTATDNCEGTITATTTDPTSYSEQGTYTVTWTYDDGNGNQSTQSQTVIVDDVTPPVPDLASLPNETGQCGATVTAPTATDSCEGTITATTSDSTTYSAQGTYTITWTYDDGNGNQSTQSQTVIVDDVTPPVPDLASLPNETGECGATVTAPTATDNCEGTITATTTDPTSYSEQGTYTVTWTYDDGNGNQSTQSQTVIVDDVTPPVPDLASLPNETGQCGATVTAPTATDNCEGTITATTTDPTSYSEQGTYTVTWTYDDGNGNQSTQSQTVIVDDVTPPVPDLASLPNETGECGATVTAPTATDSCEGTITATTSDSTTYSAQGTYTITWTYDDGNGNQSTQSQTVIVDDVTPPVPDLASLPNETGECGATVTAPTATDNCEGTITATTTDPTSYSEQGTYTVTWTYDDGNGNQSTQSQTVIVDDVTPPVPDLASLPNETGECGATVTAPTATDSCEGTITATTSDPTTYSAQGTYTITWTYDDGNGNQSTQSQTVIVDDVTPPVPDLASLPNEIGECGATVTAPTATDNCEGDITATTTDPTSYSEQGTYTITWTYDDSNGNTTTQEQTVFVDDTQNPTITCPSNITQNVDTGICGATVTYSVTYDDNCTGSNISQTEGLASGDTFPLGTTTNTFVVTDIAGNTATCSFTVTVTDNEAPSAICQDISIPLNSAGNAFITAADIDGGSTDNCGIASISASQTAFTCADLGANPVTLTVTDNSGNVSTCMATVTVEDTEAPIINCPSNKTVDFDPTVCDFVLPDYIADEAAFITTSDNCNGTVTIAQSPAPGTPINGFTTITLTATDAAGNIGTCSFSVTPVDNEPPQAICQNITVSLSATQNNGVVNILASDLDNGSTDNCSNSNLSFSVSQSSFNCSDVGGNDVTLTVTDQAGNSSSCTATVTIEDNTPPTVFCQSAVVVMDPIYWEASIDASDIDNGSYDNCDIASITVSPNTFGDTNAGQQYDQPVTLTVTDVNGLTSTCTTTVTVEPPKNTSTYMTGIITNPTPDFPQPPGPLVEVTACPGELLDGVTVSFNLQGLSPFNLVATDIDYWQVSYDYGENWTVLTTPPSNNTLNYTISGITNDTFVRAKIKVDSSDPDLNGQYTAEVYVRFLPPDEPPIITEINPDPPAICLNESVIVTAESFFDQPNGQFGEGGEFNHAQPEGWRVDYMDGFFPASGDNGSEETWKETNSNNNALFSGINYDTYDNTKFAIAHGVGNETTLETPVFSTIGMTSSEAIMTFDTSFYFCNGGYGTIELSFNAGEDYPITLNTVEGYNFTSGNTTGVEVVKSGGNCNNGQRPTTIPRLVSASIDLGAYTGLSGLRVKFTFYGSTGTCEDVSFPIADGNNCGGNPTYDVASGWTIDNVGFAFAYVDEEIEWTDEDDNVVSTSTEATITPVTPGIRTYGVTSLVNGCRSENDDGTAFVDFYTSLAYAGKDYTPLNSECGENALQLNAYDNTKTAVENFNKGAWETNLYVVPDIAAGDTDYLGTAMGGTWSIESATYQSCGSSAVFSSEFDPDAIFSADPGIFTLRWTLDNGCFDEITVEVKDCPAIDFDGINDHVTFRNNYQLNSDFSIEVWVKPNSTNGINTVFSRKEAGSTTSGYDLSIVDGEVIFSYANAGGTGQVTSAGLTVGSDRWYHLATTFNGTLYTLFVDGIPLETTGGSAPDNTAGSIEALIGAMDQSPPNVPTNYYHGWIDELRIWNKALSPEHIRQMMNQEIQASGIDVEGAILGTKIDGPDVDQDGVDDNPLLWSNLVGYYRMGLSCGSLSSSFGVGPSGRLRNITTSQQETAPLPYRTAKNGNWNEDTTTASPWLHYQVWDHPNSDGINGVPINWNIVRTTHNVTSDVQDVTLLGLLVDSNELTIKGTGADDETNDGHGLWVTHYLKLNGQIDLIGESQLVQKRYNEDQLNDSELEPTSGGFIERDQQGTYNKYNYNYWSSPVSPINSGINSDYSLESILMDGTDSSNPLNITWVSGYDDAAPTSPITMSSYWIYKFNGTANTYSVWSQVGSTGNIESGIGYTMKGSGTNEAYQNYVFKGIPHNGLIENSIAIGDELFLGNPYPSSIDALEFIKDNIPGPNANLGSSNAIDGTIQFWIHYNSNASHNLNEYEGGFAMYNLLNEGIPPVSSQLLTTDGFWISGLGSSDLKPGQFIPVGQGFTTFAIEEGTGGNVKFENDQRFFMRESNPDQTIFLRQENNQGEQSENVSSQIKKIFLSAKTPESTFRTLLLGFVSDATVTDSFDFGYDARNLDSYPSDISWSIENQRFIIQGVGSFDPIKQYPLIVDVGTTGTIEISLLELKNFEENIDVYVYDSLLNTYTQINNLSYQIVLEPGNYPNRFYITFQDNNALSLEEVNKEIITINYLNSSQNIYIKTPQHINVKQVYLTNIIGQTIKSWNATNTTISSEFKIPVKKIADGNYIIKVVTNQGTYNKKVVITLD